One window of Deltaproteobacteria bacterium genomic DNA carries:
- a CDS encoding HypC/HybG/HupF family hydrogenase formation chaperone, giving the protein MCLGIPGKIVSISEDHLAEVDFGGVRREVSLLLCPEVEVGGYVLVHVGFAIQRLEKGEALETLKLFKEIEESYLESTQEGG; this is encoded by the coding sequence ATGTGCCTTGGAATTCCAGGTAAGATTGTTTCCATATCAGAGGATCATCTCGCCGAGGTGGACTTCGGCGGTGTACGAAGGGAGGTGAGCCTCCTGTTATGCCCTGAGGTGGAGGTGGGAGGCTATGTCCTGGTCCATGTGGGCTTTGCCATTCAGAGGCTTGAGAAAGGGGAGGCCCTGGAGACCCTGAAGCTCTTTAAAGAGATAGAGGAGAGTTATCTTGAATCCACGCAAGAGGGCGGATGA